The following DNA comes from Anastrepha obliqua isolate idAnaObli1 chromosome 1, idAnaObli1_1.0, whole genome shotgun sequence.
aatttcagaaattattctttaaatatatatctataagacagaaaaaagtttgaattaaataaataattttttacatagaaaaacaaaaattgaaaataggccGTTTTTTAcacgacgaaacccatgtaaccccttaagtgcgaaaaagtagatcatctacttatatgtgaacgtattattaaacACGAAGAAATAGATCATGTACTTATACCTATGTAACGTATTATtagatactcaattcgccttgattcCTACCTATTTTAAATACGAGCTTGCCACCTAGCATAGATATTGAAGAACGAtctttataagtatattttaattttcttctcgAATAATATATTAAGAATAATTTGCatgtttctaaataaaaaaatagtataggCCCACTTTCATCGAACATAAAATATTGTTCACTCTCTGAAAACTCATAAAAAGTGCCAAATATTGGCAACATTCAATAGTAAATTCAGTATATGTATACAACCACAGCTAACTTCAAGCATACTTTTCCCACATCCTTTTTCGTGTTAGCTGTGAGAGAAGAAACATGCCGGTGGGTGTTAAAATCTGTGAAAATTTACCAAATAACGGCAGATAATTGCAAGGCGATATGAAATTCTGTTTTAGAACAAAATCCTACAATTATCAGCATGAGGAAATGTGACATTTTGGTTGATTGTGTTCGCGGAACGGATTTGGTGTGCTTGAGAAAAATTAGTGGTCGTTTGACGGTGAATGAGTGTTTGTGTGCCCTTTTCGCATGGACATGCTGTGTGCTAGCGATAAAACAGCGACTCGTAGAAGATATGTAAAATGTGCCAATAATTTTCATAGCGCAACTTGTCTGCTAATGAAGGGGTAAAAACATGCAATGATACATTAGAGTGCAGCTTGGTTCataaacataacataacctaaaagTGCTTTATACTATTTTGCTCATGTtgttggggggggggggggaggggCGAGGAAGAAAAATTCTGCTTAATGTGAATAGCTTGCAagtcaattataattttttgtttgcttttaattaCAGCTAGCTAAAGATTTACTGCACCCTTTGCCCGCTGAAGAGAAGCGTAAGCATAAGCTCAAACGCCTGGTGCAACATCCCAACTCTTAAACACGAAAAAATAGATcatgtatttatatgtgaacgtattatagatactcaattcgcctgTTTTAAATTCGAGCTTGCCACCTAGCATATATATTGAAGAACGAtctttataagtatattttaattttcttctcgATTAATATATTTAGAATAATTtgcatgtttttaaataaaaaattagacccACTTTCATCGAACATAAAATATTGTTCATTCTctgaaaactaataaaaagtgCCAAATATTGGCAATATTTAATAGTAAATTCAGTATATACAACCACAGCTAACTTCAAGCATACTTTTCCCACATCCTTTTCCGTGTTAGCTGTGAGAGAAGAAACATGCCGGTGGGTGTCAAAATCTGTGAAAATTTACCAAATAACGGCAGATAATTGCAAGGCGATATGAAATTCTGTTTTAGAACAAAATCCTACAATTATCAGCATGAGAAAATGTGACATTTTGGTTGATTGTGTTCGCGGAACGGATTTGGTGTGCTTGAGCAAAATTAGTGGTCGTTTGACGGTGAATGAGTGTGTGTGTCCTTTTCGCATGGACATGTGTGTCTGCTAATGAAGGGGTAAAAACATGCAGTGATACATTAGAGTGCAGCTTGGTTCataaacataacataacctaaaaatgctttatactattttggtcatGTTGTTGGGGGGGGAGGGGCGAGGAAGAAAAATTCTGCTTAATGTGAATAGCTTGCAAGTCaattatgataattttttgtttgcttttaattaCAGCTAGCTAAAGATTTACTGCACCCTTTGCCCGCTGAAGAGAAGCGTAAGCATAAGCTCAAACGCCTGGTGCAACATCCCAACTCTTACTTCATGGACGTCAAGTGTCCCGGCTGCTACAGAATTACTACAGTTTTCAGTCATGCCCAAGGCGTCGTCGTTTGTGCGGGATGTGCAACAATCCTGTGCCAACCCACAGGTGGACGTGCAAAACTGACTGAGGGTAAGTTGGGaggggagaaaaaattaattttctttctgaaaaaatttcctaacatgaagtttttaattcttattataGGTTGCTCTTTCAGAAGGAAGCCTCAGTAGATTTAACAGATGTCAGCGctgttattaacttttttaataaacaccGAGTAAAACGTTTCACCCTAACAAGAGCATTCAACTTCtttctttgaattaaaaatgtattcagaCTGCGTGGGAAAAGTGATGCTCCAAAAAATAATGCGCGAAGTTTAAATACTTCTAATTATAGAAgtgatttgtttgtaaaattgaaataatttagaaaaggcAAAGCGAACTTAAAATTCGTATCTAGTGTTTGACATTAAATACATGTCTTTTGCCTATATATACGCAGGCTTTTAAATTACCGCTGATTGTGAATGTGTagattcttcaaaaaaaaaatgtgtgaagtgCTTGGATCTAGAACATCTATGGTTCTAATTTGGATGTGGAATGACGTATTGCAAACTTAAGGCTTTATTCCCGATATTGCGTACATCAATACAATAATCCCCGGTGTCTTAAGGGGGGATTCTCATTTCAAACGCCAAAAAATAcggttttttacgaatttttattgggaaaactatcagttaaattttttggaaaatttacagccatatttattatgcattatataaaatcaacttcaatttttgatAGATGTTCTGGAAAATTGTGGCTTTGACAACGCCCGAGgtgaaatttctatgaaaattctTGGTCGCTGGCCGACACGATAACGCAGCTCCAGGTTGTCTgaaaggaaaaattcaaatggcatttTACTCCTTATGAATATAGTTTCAGTAtgagctattgaaaaaaaaaattcgaaaattaatattactgcgatggttaaaaaacaaagtttgttttttcgcacattttttcttcggatttttatttataaaaaaagtcatGCGTGTATCTTATTTTCCGTAGTTTATGATAGAAACCTATTATTTCGAGGTTCGTGTCAAATTTGACAGCAATCGACCGAATAGTTCTAGAGATATCATGACGGCCGTATAGAATAAtgctgttttgagaaaaatgcattcaaatatttatgtgaaaaaaggTATATATTTAAGACTCAGCATTATCGTGTTAATCAGCTATTTCAGGACCATATAATATagtactttttcaaaaaattggttttgtgcCATTTGCTGACCACGACATAAAATTCGAGCTTCTTTCGTTGCATTAAGGCTCCGCCTGGCAAACCTTTGTAGTCTCTGTTCGTCTCAAGCTTTACAAAATGTTTTGGCATTTTCGCCAATGACAATGCCAATGGTCACCATTGTTTTGAGGATTGCATAAAATCCGTCATTAAATATGCCAGTTGCTAAATAAATCTCAGATCTGTATAAGAACAGAAGTAATTCTCGGAATAAAAACCGCCGCTCGGCTATTGCTCGCGCGCTTTCTCAGTATTATGGAGCGCGCCGAGTTCAATGATCACGCATACCTTCATCcaatttaacgaattttgtcATGCAATTTTGCACAGAGTTCTTTGAAAGTATAATAAACAAGAAtcggtaaaaaaaatcgatttttttaagccgGGGAATGGGAATCCcccttaatattatatataagacaAAGGCCAGCTTCTTAAACGTCAGTTGCACTCTATAAGTATAAAGTCAAATGTtcctaaacaaaaaaaggttacgTAGTAGTTtggaatttataaataaatacaattctgAAGTTATTAATACGCATCTCAAACATAAATCGCCTATCACAGATTTTTGTGATGCAAAACATCGCGATGATTAAATTGCAAAGCGGTGTTTAGAAAGTCttctaacttttttaaaaagcatAAGTAAACTGCCTGCGTCCATATTTAATATAGGATATGTTTAATTCCAGGGAATTAAAATAGGTCCCGGTACaccaatgaaaaaataaaaattgcaaaaacaaaattttctatagaaaaataaatattgttagtGTCGACGATGGGTATGTTCGCTTATCAATATTTTACTGTGACGCATGACGTCGGCATTGTTGTAAATCTGTATTATCATTGTTTGGCGTTCAATTCCTGCAAGACGACTTCGCAACTCTTGCTCTTACATTTCGCCTCTGGATATtcctgttgttgtggttgttgttgttgtagcatcacaaagtgacagtccttggccggattgCCATAGTATAAAACTAGGCCTTAAACAAGTTACAACTTGTAACAGTTCATTAAGCCCTGCAAGAGGGGTGCGGTCACTGTTCGTTATTGTTTATCTCATCTAACGTTAGACCCAGGATACATGCTGTTTCAACGGGTTAGGTCCAGTAGGTGAGTGCATTTAAAAGGACAAGTGAATAGGTGGTAGTGTTGGTCGGGGtttcttcacatgccggacatatagaATATATCGGGATCGATTCTGGATAAAggggagtttaacctgctacagtctCTGGGAAGTCATTGAGCCAAAGTTATAGGGGTCTCACGGGAAAGCTGAATAtcttcgtctgcgatgggtggtggttggactctgaTGGTAGCATTCGGATATTGGGAGTTTAAGATGGTGGAAAGAGACTTCTGATGAATGTTGTTTAGTGTCTgcctgtacactgtccgatctagTAGTAGTTGTGTTTGGTCCTGGATCTCATAAGTATAGTCGAAGATATGCCTCCTGGCTCGACTGGAAGGTGGCTCAACCTTCTGCAAGTGCATGTAGGGGTGATTCCTACAGTAACACATTAGCATGGAAGCCTTGTCGCATCTTTGATTGATATGTAATCGTTTTACATATCATGTGAATTAGTTTtgatttgaacatttttaataagATCAGTGTGCCTGATGTTCTGTCTAAAgtcgttcccatgacagtcggttctacgttaccggaacgacccggatttatatctgacCAAGGaccgtcacttcagcagcattccctatacatatatgtatggggaatgtttatgctgctacaacaacaacaacatctgtCTATAGTTTTCTATGAtagcaaattttcaaaagtcTCAACGCTTTCGTCTTCTTTTAGGTATTTTTTAGCTCAATCTTTGTTTTAGCTGCGTGGATAATACTTCAGTACTCTTCCAATTATTTCGATTAATTATTATTGTAACTATTAATTGTGTTTGTTTTCGTCGTAATAACGCCTCATATATTCTGCTCAGCCCTGGGGTTGTAAAATTTTCGTGGGTTACGGGTTTTCTTCTTAAACTGCTGCCCACTACAAAATTGAGGGTGAACGTTGTACAgcttatttttgtttatcgGTGTACATAATTTGTCAAATAGTTATGCCATTCTCCGTTGAAATCTCGAGTGAACTGGTGTGCTAAATTTCTCAGTAAATTTCTTTAAGGAATCATTTGTGCATCTTACTTatctttatataaaaacaaaaataaaaaccaaaaacactttAGGAACGTGCTTTTTTATAATCAGCCTCTAAGGAGAAGAAACTTGTCACAAATTCATAAGATTGGTAAGTTGTGTTTTAGCGGCGGTGGTCGGCATTACTGTCGGTGGCGTCGGGTATTAACAAACGTGTCTGCCAACAAAAGTGATTTTGAAGACTTTGCAGAACTTAGCGCAAAGTATGAAGAGGGCAAGGTGCTTCAAACGGGCGGGACTGGTTCAAACGAATAGCCAGTAAACAAAATCTCCCAAGATACGGCAACCTACAGCAGCCTCTCTGAAAACGTCAGTGATCTGAGCCAGGGGCAATCAGGGTGCTCCAACTTTACTAAAACATACAATTCAAGCAAACCCGGAAATAGAGACCCAATGTTATACCCAAACGATCATACAGGTCCAGCCTTTGTTCTCGTAGACGTGACAGAATGTGAACtgttcaaaaaccaaaaaattagaaGCGGAATGGGGCTTTATCAGCACATTCGCCacctaaatatgaaaaatatatgtagatttAATTGAGGGTGTGGGAATCTCCCTATACAATGTGTTCTTCTTAAATGTCAGGGCAGCCAACAACTtcacaaaaaacgaaaacataaAAGCCATGAAGCTCAAACCCTTCATCCCGAGATCTGCCATTGAAACATGTGGAGTGATCAGAGGAGTTGCATTATACCTTTTAGAAgatgaaatacgtaaaaatatcaaatctaAAAGTAATCTCATTGTATCGTTTTCAGCGCAGATCAGGGGACGGAACCAATTTTACCCCAACAACAACGGTCAAAATCAGCTTCAGTGGAGGAAACAATCCCCAAAAACGTTTTCTtagaataatattaaatttagccTCCTTCAAGATGAAGAAGTGGACTTCGCTCTGCTCTCTCCTGAAAGCGACACAGCTATTGACAGTGACATTGTTGTCAACAAAAAGCTCACAAAGCGTAGCTTTAGTAATATAGTAAAAAACCAACATATTCCCAAGGAACTAATTTAACTGAAAGCTAAGTATTCTGGGGCCATACTCAAGGCCACCAGCACACCCTGCTCCGAAAGAGAAGGATACGTGGTCAGCGCTCAGCTGGAGAAAGTTCTCCTTGAGGTGCTGAAACTGGCTAGGGCTGCCTTTGTTAAATTGCAGGACGAGGACGCCCTACAGCAACTGGCTTCTCTAGACAAAATAAAGGGCAAAGTCCTTATCGGTAGTGACATTGCTCTAGTGAGTCAAAGAAAATTGACTTCCTACAATTCGAGTATTACAATATAATTATCAATCACTCAAAGCAAACATTGACAGCATTGATTTATTATATCAATAACAATGATGTCGACGTATGCTGCCTCAGCGAAATCTTCTCATTTCAAGTGTCAAACAGTAGGaaatttttcaacttcaaaatCTGCACGAAAAGCAGAGCGGATGGCTATGGTGGGGTGGCCATAGCCATTCGAAAAAACATCAAATTCAAAAGAGTGGCATATCAAACAGTTCAAGACATCTtaattatcaaaacaaaaaacctagTTTCAAATCTGACGTTTGTGTCAGTCTACTTCTCGCCCAGCATCTCTACTGGAGACTTTGAAACAGAAATTGAAAGGCTTCTAGGTTTCTTAGAAGGCTGCCAAAGTGTTATCATCGCAGGTGATTTTAATGCTAGAAGCATATTGTGGGGTGATACAATTGACACAGGAAAGGGGAAAAAGCTAGGTAGTTTCGGTGTTAAACCTCATCCTTGTTAGCCTTGCTAAAAATTGTGCTTGGAGAGTCCTTCCCTTTCCTCTCGGAGGCAGCCACCATCTCCCAATCGTTTTGGATATTGAAACGGTTGCGAAAAAACAAGTTCAATTTATTCACACCTATGACAATGACTACTTACACAAAATTAAAGTTGTAAACACACCACTCTGCAcattttaagtgaaattttgGTTTTCCCTATGTTGAAAACCCTAGCGATTTGTGGAAGTTATGCCCGCCAACTTCGtcaaagaccaaaaaaaaaacaaaaaatagttatgcGAAAACTTTGATTACTGTAAAAAACGGAAGTAAATAATTATTAGAACATTAAAAGAAATCTGAGTCAAGGTTTAAAAATGCTTGAATATTTTCTccataaatgattttattattgATATGACTTTAAAAACAGTGACAGTACCAACATTGGCAATACTACATTTCATGACGTTTCTCCACGATATTTCAAATGGTCGAGACAGCAAATTGAATATAATAGAGTTGTCAATTCATAGTGTTTATTATGAATGTTGCCATATTTTCGCTCATGTATATAcctcaaaatatcaaaataaatgaagaaagcaTCAAATTTGCCACACACACTCGACCAAttgcaagaaaaacaaaaaattgtgtcaACTTTCCATCTGTTGCAAACCTCTCTCCACACACGCGGATATGTTCTAATTGCAACCGATTGTTATGATTTGTTGCGTGTTTGTGGTCCGCTTCAGgtcgaaaataaagaaaatacacATACTCTTAagtttattaagttaatttatattttaaggtTAAAATAGAGGTGCCTTACCATAACGCTATTACCTTAACCGTGGTCTTAACCATAACGATATTTACTGTCATCTATTATTGAGGACATagccataaacagctgatatatacatacattgttACTTCTAAGTTCATTTCGAATGTCCAGAAACTAAAGAGATGATAACAATATGAGTAGTGACGGAGAAATTagtaatttattcattaatataatgTCATTCTATACCACAAAGGCACGACAGTAAATATCGTTATGGTTAAGACTACGGTTAAGGTTATGGCATTACGGCATCGTAATTTAACTTGATAGAAGCCCACAGCTTTCCGTATAACAGTTTGGGCAAAGCAAGCATGCAGCATGACGCTTATCATACAGCAGAGTCGTCAAATATCCTGTCCGCGTGtggtttgtttttgattttcatgtattcaaaaggaatgttttttttataatagaataATCTTATTTAAAAAGTCTAAAAGGTTTTGtctgcaattaaaaatttattcgaTAAACTTTcctgaaaaattttgtaatttacaaaaattttgttaacaatTATCTACAGAGAGTAATGTTAATGTCCAGGCTCACAACCGTTCAGTGCCGATGGCCGATTGGTCGATCATTAAAGTGGAAACTCCGCAGAAGCACAGCGTGTCGTTTCTTCTTCAAATCACAGAAGAGAGCCTTGAACCAccgcaaaaagtggaaaataaacttcggttcggCAAACGAAATGCCCAGCTGAGGATATTCCGTTCTGCGAATCCGGAGAAGGAATGGGATGAGGTCGACGGCATCAGGGAACTGCTGACAGGGTTGCAGTTAAATGACGCCGAACCTGGGAAAACAAACCAATAAAAATGGTCttaaaggttgtccaaattaaCTTGCAGTATTCACAggctgcaacggacaacctaaccgttcttcAAGGGGAGGAGAACGAGGTGAAGGGATTCTCAGGAAGAAACTACAATCTGTGCTATAAGCGATTTCAAGGTAATCCCAGATCATGTACtgtagccaaaaaaaaaaacatttaaacatatttttaatcccatcatatagttcacaggatgtgacggctgttGAGGTGGAAGCCGCTGACGGTGTCAGCATCACCTTTGCTTCTATCTATATGGCATATAATCAGTTTGTGCTTgaggaaatcaaaaacaaaatcctgcTACTCGGATGCGACACCAACGCGAGGCACGCTTTATAGGGAAGCTCTGAGACAAACAACCGAGGTGAGTCTTTTTCAATACTAACTGGAGgaagttttgttcgtcaatcgattccaccagggattctgctaaGCTTAGCtgtgttctttccaaagaccattcaatggcttcttgggtcaagaaaccgGATGGTACTTGGAAGTTATGtccgtcaatcgaatccaccacgTATTCTGCTAGGCTTggccgtgttctttccaaagcCCATACAATggttcttgggtcaagaaactTGATGATACTTGGACTGCTACGGCAGAAGAATCAAcctctgctaaacacgcattttccgggatgcagtCCCCACGAAAGTGGGAGAGGAAATATTAGGCGGTATCCTGTATCCTACCATGCCTAGAGGAAATTtgtaaagcgtgtttaaacttggGCCATATTCCAGATAATTGGAAACtcgtcaaggtcgtcttcataccaaaagcaggtagaagaggacatgaatcagcgaaggacttcaggccaatcagtctttcgtctttcctgttaaaagcCTTTGAAATACTTTTAGATATACACATCAGAgggctctggtatatcaactgcacaacatgcgtacCTTATAGGCAagtctacggagacagcgcttcacgaggtaatccgttGTTCGTTAGAgggcaaacattataccatggtgtcattcttggatatagaaggcgcctttaacaatgttagtacagatgccattcaacgggcg
Coding sequences within:
- the LOC129253405 gene encoding 40S ribosomal protein S27; this translates as MPLAKDLLHPLPAEEKRKHKLKRLVQHPNSYFMDVKCPGCYRITTVFSHAQGVVVCAGCATILCQPTGGRAKLTEGCSFRRKPQ